A window of the Bacillus sp. A301a_S52 genome harbors these coding sequences:
- a CDS encoding UDP-N-acetylmuramoyl-L-alanine--D-glutamate ligase — MKMINDFKGKRVLVLGLAKSGTEAARLLKRLGASVIVNDRKSYEDNVEAKQLEAEGIEVVCGSHPQSLVTDALDYLIKNPGVRYDQPLVAKALALGIPVYTEVELAYRIAESDMIGITGSNGKTTTTTYIGDMLRGGQKSPLLAGNIGKVACKVAQEATSDHEMVVELSSFQLMGTEKFAPHIAILLNFVEAHLDYHGSMNDYVTAKMNVFLKQTPEDYLIYNADDRLVSEVVKKGQARLVPFSTKKDLPEGACIKEGWLTVFGDKLLPVEDMSLPGEHNLSNGLAAATAALLAGADREQVCHVLKTFEGVEHRLQYIGEADKRKFYNNSKATNVPATITALKAFLQPIVLIAGGLDRGLSFDDLIPFLSENVRGVVAYGETSDKLAEVAQRANVSHVALTDTLREATDKAYKLSQAGDVILLSPACASWDQFKTFEERGDVFTQQALEIIQSK; from the coding sequence ATGAAAATGATTAATGATTTTAAAGGGAAAAGAGTGCTTGTGCTAGGGCTCGCTAAAAGTGGTACAGAAGCAGCGAGACTTTTAAAACGTTTAGGTGCGTCTGTTATTGTAAATGACCGTAAGTCATATGAAGACAATGTTGAAGCTAAACAACTGGAAGCAGAAGGGATAGAGGTTGTCTGTGGCTCACATCCTCAATCACTTGTGACAGACGCATTAGATTATCTAATTAAAAATCCTGGAGTGCGTTATGATCAACCGCTTGTGGCAAAGGCATTAGCACTTGGTATTCCCGTTTATACAGAAGTGGAGTTAGCGTATCGAATAGCTGAATCAGATATGATAGGAATTACAGGATCTAATGGAAAAACAACAACGACGACGTATATTGGTGACATGCTGCGAGGTGGACAGAAATCCCCTCTACTTGCGGGAAATATCGGGAAAGTAGCTTGTAAAGTAGCACAAGAAGCAACATCTGATCATGAAATGGTGGTTGAACTTTCTAGTTTCCAATTAATGGGTACGGAAAAATTCGCTCCTCATATTGCCATCTTATTAAATTTTGTAGAAGCTCATCTTGACTATCACGGATCTATGAACGACTATGTCACTGCTAAAATGAATGTATTTCTAAAGCAAACACCCGAAGATTATCTCATTTACAACGCTGATGATCGATTAGTTTCAGAAGTCGTAAAAAAAGGACAGGCCCGTCTTGTGCCATTTTCTACGAAAAAAGACCTTCCGGAAGGTGCTTGTATTAAGGAAGGGTGGTTAACTGTATTTGGAGATAAACTTTTGCCAGTAGAAGATATGTCTTTACCTGGAGAGCATAACTTATCAAACGGATTAGCCGCCGCCACTGCCGCCCTGTTAGCTGGCGCTGATCGTGAGCAAGTATGTCATGTCCTCAAAACATTTGAAGGAGTAGAACACAGACTTCAATATATTGGCGAAGCTGACAAAAGGAAATTTTACAATAACTCAAAAGCAACGAATGTTCCTGCTACAATTACAGCATTAAAAGCATTTCTACAGCCAATCGTTCTCATTGCTGGAGGGCTTGACAGAGGGCTATCTTTTGACGACCTTATCCCCTTTTTATCAGAGAATGTCCGTGGTGTAGTGGCCTATGGTGAGACGAGTGATAAACTAGCTGAGGTAGCTCAGCGGGCAAATGTTTCTCATGTTGCATTAACAGATACATTAAGAGAAGCAACAGATAAGGCCTATAAACTATCTCAAGCAGGAGATGTGATATTGCTATCTCCAGCATGTGCCTCATGGGATCAATTTAAAACATTTGAAGAACGTGGGGATGTGTTTACACAACAAGCTTTGGAGATTATTCAAAGTAAATAA
- the spoVE gene encoding stage V sporulation protein E: MPKVRTTPDLILLAVTLILVMIGSLMVFSASAVWADYRFDDSYFFLKRQLIFVSIGLISMFLMIQVDYWRLKNLANIALMICFALLIIVLIPGVGLVRGGAQSWLGIGAFSIQPSEFMKLAMILFLAKYVSNNQKYITTWKRGLFPILGLIFAAFGLIMLQPDLGTGAVMVVTCMVLIFVAGARVSHFFLLGGIGLAGLVGLIISAPYRLQRITSFLNPWEDPLGSGFQIIQSLYAIAPGGLLGLGFGHSRQKYFYLPEPQTDFIFAILAEELGFIGGTFVLLCFAVLLWRGLRIAIHAPDLYGTLFATGIIGMIAIQVMINIGVVIGLIPVTGITLPLLSYGGSSLTLMLTTIGVLLNISRHIR, translated from the coding sequence TTGCCTAAAGTTAGGACGACCCCTGATCTGATCTTACTTGCAGTGACACTCATTTTAGTGATGATCGGTAGTTTAATGGTTTTCAGTGCAAGTGCAGTGTGGGCAGATTATCGTTTTGACGACTCATATTTCTTTTTGAAACGACAGTTGATTTTTGTAAGTATCGGGTTAATCTCTATGTTTTTAATGATCCAGGTTGATTATTGGCGTCTGAAAAACTTAGCCAACATTGCGCTTATGATCTGTTTCGCATTGTTAATTATCGTATTGATTCCCGGTGTTGGTTTAGTAAGAGGCGGTGCTCAAAGCTGGCTTGGTATTGGGGCCTTTTCTATCCAGCCTTCGGAATTTATGAAGTTAGCTATGATTTTATTTTTAGCTAAATATGTGTCTAATAATCAGAAGTACATCACGACATGGAAAAGAGGCTTGTTCCCAATACTAGGCCTCATTTTCGCCGCTTTCGGTTTAATTATGTTACAGCCGGACCTTGGTACTGGAGCCGTTATGGTGGTTACATGTATGGTGCTCATTTTTGTGGCAGGGGCTAGAGTGTCTCACTTTTTTCTACTGGGTGGTATAGGTCTTGCTGGTTTGGTAGGTTTAATTATTTCGGCTCCTTATCGTTTACAAAGAATAACGTCTTTTCTAAACCCTTGGGAAGATCCTCTTGGAAGTGGTTTTCAAATCATTCAATCTTTATATGCGATTGCCCCTGGAGGATTGCTCGGGTTAGGATTTGGACATAGCCGTCAAAAATACTTTTACTTACCGGAACCTCAAACAGATTTTATATTTGCTATTCTTGCAGAAGAGTTAGGCTTCATAGGTGGTACATTTGTGCTGCTTTGTTTTGCAGTGCTATTATGGCGAGGGTTAAGAATAGCTATTCATGCCCCTGATTTATATGGCACTTTGTTTGCTACAGGTATTATTGGCATGATAGCCATCCAAGTGATGATTAATATTGGGGTAGTTATTGGTCTTATCCCAGTCACCGGCATCACGCTCCCCCTATTGAGTTATGGTGGCTCATCTTTAACTCTTATGCTAACGACAATCGGAGTGCTTTTAAATATTAGTCGACATATTCGTTAA
- a CDS encoding UDP-N-acetylmuramoyl-L-alanyl-D-glutamate--2,6-diaminopimelate ligase, producing MILLHELIDVLPAYKAVGESNPPISHLAMDNRKVEKGSLFFCIRGYTVDGHTFAKQAEEAGAAAIVAEEDLNVSIPVIKVRDSKRAMALISASYYHFPSTRMHMIGVTGTNGKTTTTHLIQQILTDHQIETGIIGTMYMKYKGKQVEVKNTTPDALSLQHGFADMCEMGVEAVTMEVSSHALEMGRVHGVDFNIGVFTNLTQDHLDFHKTMENYGRAKGLLFAQLGNGYGNDKQNIAVLNCDDAHFDQIATMTAVPILTYGLSEHADYRAINVHIHESGTDFQLVKGNDIYDISLKLPGRFSVYNALAAITAAAASGVPITSIINSISNVQGISGRFEKVDVDSPVHVIVDYAHTPDSLKNALETIKEFAKKKIAVVVGCGGDRDRTKRPEMARIAEELADYVYLTSDNPRSEDPQAILEDMEKGLSKNTYSVIENRKEAIYTAVRQAKKDDIILIAGKGHETYQIIGNTTYDFDDRLVAKEALEECF from the coding sequence ATGATTTTATTGCACGAGTTAATAGATGTACTACCAGCTTATAAGGCTGTAGGTGAAAGTAATCCACCTATCTCTCACTTAGCAATGGACAATAGAAAAGTTGAAAAAGGGAGTCTGTTCTTCTGTATACGAGGTTATACAGTTGACGGACACACGTTTGCTAAGCAAGCAGAGGAAGCAGGAGCAGCAGCTATTGTTGCAGAAGAGGATTTGAATGTTAGTATACCAGTTATCAAAGTGAGAGACAGCAAACGGGCAATGGCTCTCATATCTGCTAGTTATTATCATTTTCCAAGCACCCGTATGCATATGATTGGCGTTACTGGTACAAACGGTAAGACAACAACGACACATCTCATCCAGCAAATCTTAACTGACCATCAAATAGAAACGGGTATAATCGGCACGATGTATATGAAATATAAAGGCAAGCAAGTAGAGGTTAAGAATACGACACCTGACGCTCTCTCACTTCAACACGGCTTTGCTGACATGTGTGAGATGGGTGTTGAAGCTGTCACGATGGAAGTCTCTTCCCATGCTCTTGAAATGGGGCGGGTACACGGCGTAGATTTTAACATAGGTGTTTTCACAAATTTAACACAGGATCATCTAGATTTTCATAAAACGATGGAAAACTACGGGAGAGCTAAAGGGTTGTTATTTGCCCAGCTGGGTAATGGCTATGGAAATGATAAACAAAATATCGCTGTTTTAAATTGTGACGATGCCCATTTCGACCAAATAGCAACGATGACAGCCGTTCCTATATTGACATACGGACTTAGTGAACACGCTGACTATCGTGCTATCAATGTTCATATTCATGAGTCAGGAACAGATTTCCAGCTTGTAAAAGGAAATGATATTTATGATATTAGCTTAAAGCTCCCTGGCAGATTCTCAGTTTATAATGCGTTAGCCGCCATTACAGCTGCAGCAGCGTCAGGGGTCCCTATAACTTCTATCATCAATAGCATAAGCAATGTGCAAGGTATTTCTGGCAGATTCGAAAAAGTTGATGTAGATAGCCCGGTGCATGTGATTGTAGATTATGCTCATACACCTGATAGTTTGAAGAATGCCTTAGAAACGATCAAAGAATTTGCGAAGAAGAAAATAGCTGTTGTTGTTGGCTGTGGGGGAGACCGGGATCGTACAAAACGTCCTGAGATGGCCCGCATTGCAGAAGAACTAGCTGATTATGTTTATTTGACCTCTGATAATCCACGATCTGAAGATCCGCAGGCCATCTTAGAAGATATGGAAAAAGGATTGTCCAAAAACACATACTCTGTCATTGAAAATCGAAAGGAAGCTATTTATACAGCTGTTCGCCAAGCCAAGAAAGATGATATTATTCTAATTGCAGGTAAAGGGCATGAAACATATCAAATTATTGGAAATACAACGTATGATTTTGATGACAGGCTTGTTGCTAAAGAAGCATTGGAGGAGTGCTTTTAA
- a CDS encoding phospho-N-acetylmuramoyl-pentapeptide-transferase: protein MLEQGLLFTLLLSFLLTVFFSPFFIPFLRRLKFGQSIRDEGPKSHQKKTGTPTMGGLMIILSIVLSSVVMASQFQSIDMEIWLLLLVTVGFGLLGFLDDYIKVVKKRNLGLTSKQKFLGQVAIAALVYIVLHQANISTAIHLPGTEWSVDIGWFYFPLIIIMLVGASNAVNLTDGLDGLVAGTSAVAFGAFSIIAFSLDMMTVSLFSVAIVGAVLGFLVFNAHPAKVFMGDTGSLALGGALAMIAILTKMELLLVIIGGVFVIETLSVIIQVISFKSTGKRVFKMSPLHHHYELSGWSEWRVVVTFWIVGILFAVAGVYLEVWMV, encoded by the coding sequence ATGTTGGAACAAGGATTGTTATTTACATTATTACTATCATTTTTATTGACTGTTTTTTTCTCACCATTTTTCATCCCTTTTTTAAGACGCTTGAAATTTGGTCAGAGTATAAGAGATGAAGGCCCTAAGTCCCATCAGAAAAAAACTGGCACCCCTACGATGGGTGGCTTAATGATCATACTTTCAATTGTATTATCGTCTGTCGTTATGGCGAGTCAGTTCCAATCTATTGATATGGAGATTTGGCTGTTACTTCTAGTGACCGTTGGTTTCGGTTTGCTTGGTTTTCTCGATGATTATATCAAAGTTGTAAAAAAGCGAAATCTGGGCTTAACGTCCAAGCAGAAATTTTTAGGACAGGTAGCTATAGCTGCATTAGTGTATATTGTGCTGCATCAGGCTAATATTTCGACAGCCATTCATTTACCTGGCACAGAGTGGTCAGTTGACATCGGGTGGTTCTATTTTCCATTAATAATTATTATGCTTGTAGGGGCTAGTAATGCTGTTAACCTTACAGATGGGTTGGACGGATTAGTCGCTGGCACGAGTGCTGTTGCATTTGGCGCTTTTTCAATTATTGCCTTTTCCCTCGATATGATGACTGTGTCATTATTTTCAGTCGCTATTGTCGGTGCGGTACTCGGTTTTCTTGTCTTCAATGCTCACCCTGCTAAAGTGTTTATGGGTGATACAGGCTCTCTCGCTTTAGGTGGCGCGTTAGCGATGATTGCAATTTTAACGAAAATGGAATTATTACTTGTGATTATAGGTGGTGTTTTCGTTATTGAAACGTTGTCTGTTATCATTCAAGTAATTTCATTTAAATCCACGGGGAAGCGAGTATTTAAAATGAGTCCTCTTCACCACCATTATGAACTTTCTGGCTGGAGTGAATGGCGTGTTGTCGTGACGTTTTGGATTGTGGGTATTTTATTTGCTGTAGCAGGTGTTTACTTAGAGGTGTGGATGGTATGA